One Massilia sp. 9096 genomic window carries:
- a CDS encoding tetratricopeptide repeat-containing response regulator → MNELDGLSALIIEPHAGMRATIHNMLTQCGLSKVEHAGSSNQAVKHLGTKPYDLILCEYGLEGGQDGQQLLEDVRHHKLMPLSTMFFMVTAEGDYGKVVSAAELGPTDYILKPFTADRLLERIRRGLERRNALLPVYQLMEAGSQREAIDACLEGEAKHPRYLIDFMRLRAELHMFLGEPEQSAPIYQRLIETKAIAWARLGLAKTLFLRERFGEAQDILEGLVDTNKNFVDAYDWLARTHEAVGELGRAQAVLGEAVGVSPHAVRRLRKLGETALEAGDHDTAEQILKQVVSKARYSEFKDPQDHVRLVQTLVRKGDPVQAAAVIRDLDKSMAFQKHTTLCSAIAASMVHEYTGNETRLNEALIAALGASKDAPELRPELKLELARVAIDNHQAEGAAEVMREVMRNASSGAVLAKAMAVFENAGHADLARQLAAESRQQVVDLVASGATRAREGDFKGAVTLMEEAVTKLPDNPQVVFNAALAVLKCLDHDGWDERLGQQALQYIGAVRRLDPVNPKLPALAGLHLKIQKKYDKGARPKKAV, encoded by the coding sequence ATGAACGAACTTGACGGCCTCAGCGCCTTGATCATCGAGCCGCATGCCGGAATGCGCGCGACGATTCACAACATGCTGACCCAGTGCGGCCTATCGAAGGTCGAGCACGCCGGCAGTTCCAACCAGGCCGTCAAGCACCTCGGCACCAAGCCCTATGACCTGATCCTGTGCGAATACGGGCTGGAGGGCGGACAGGACGGCCAGCAGCTGCTCGAGGACGTGCGCCACCACAAGCTGATGCCGCTGTCGACGATGTTCTTCATGGTTACGGCCGAGGGCGATTACGGCAAGGTCGTCAGCGCCGCCGAACTCGGTCCGACCGACTACATCCTGAAACCGTTCACGGCCGACCGCCTGCTGGAACGCATCCGCCGCGGCCTGGAGCGCCGCAATGCGCTGCTGCCGGTGTACCAGCTGATGGAGGCCGGCAGCCAGCGCGAGGCGATCGACGCCTGCCTGGAAGGCGAGGCGAAGCATCCGCGTTATCTGATCGACTTCATGCGCCTGCGCGCCGAACTGCACATGTTCCTGGGCGAACCGGAGCAGTCGGCGCCGATCTACCAGCGCCTGATCGAAACCAAGGCGATCGCCTGGGCGCGCCTGGGCCTGGCCAAAACCCTGTTCCTGCGCGAGCGCTTCGGCGAAGCGCAAGACATCCTCGAAGGCCTGGTCGACACGAACAAGAACTTCGTCGATGCCTACGACTGGCTGGCGCGCACCCACGAGGCGGTCGGCGAGCTGGGCCGGGCGCAGGCGGTGCTGGGCGAGGCGGTCGGCGTGTCACCGCATGCGGTACGGCGCCTGCGCAAGCTGGGCGAGACGGCGCTCGAGGCAGGAGATCACGACACCGCCGAACAAATCCTCAAGCAGGTGGTGAGTAAAGCCAGGTATTCCGAATTCAAGGATCCGCAAGACCATGTGCGCCTGGTGCAGACGCTGGTGCGCAAGGGCGATCCGGTGCAGGCCGCGGCCGTGATCCGCGACCTCGACAAATCGATGGCGTTCCAGAAGCACACCACGCTGTGCAGCGCGATCGCAGCCAGCATGGTGCACGAGTACACCGGCAACGAAACGCGCCTGAACGAAGCCTTGATCGCGGCGCTCGGCGCCAGCAAGGACGCGCCCGAGCTGCGTCCCGAGCTCAAGCTGGAGCTGGCGCGGGTGGCGATCGACAACCACCAGGCCGAGGGCGCGGCCGAAGTCATGCGCGAAGTCATGCGCAACGCCAGCAGCGGCGCCGTGCTGGCCAAGGCGATGGCGGTGTTCGAGAACGCCGGCCACGCTGACCTGGCCAGGCAGCTGGCGGCCGAGAGCCGCCAGCAGGTGGTCGACCTGGTCGCCAGCGGCGCCACGCGCGCGCGCGAGGGCGACTTCAAGGGGGCGGTGACGCTGATGGAGGAAGCGGTCACCAAACTGCCCGACAATCCGCAAGTCGTGTTCAACGCCGCCCTGGCGGTGCTCAAATGCCTGGACCACGACGGCTGGGACGAGCGCCTCGGCCAGCAGGCGCTGCAGTACATCGGCGCGGTGCGCCGGCTCGACCCGGTCAATCCGAAGCTGCCGGCACTGGCCGGCCTGCACCTGAAGATCCAGAAAAAATACGACAAGGGCGCGCGTCCGAAGAAAGCGGTGTAA